In the genome of Cryptomeria japonica chromosome 8, Sugi_1.0, whole genome shotgun sequence, one region contains:
- the LOC131857403 gene encoding pathogenesis-related thaumatin-like protein 3.7, whose amino-acid sequence MILKNKLFKQFNLEVFKERISMLTGTLVRHGFWSHNLRRDVVYIIPPHIPNLSIFIQSFNPDAIMATVSDLVLLLVAGLAISLHMQEAGAVKFELRNQCGYTVWAAGLPGGGQQLDQGQTWTVDVPAGTKGARFWGRTSCSFDASGRGSCKTGDCNILDLTYFTCFIFLPW is encoded by the exons ATGATCTTGAAGAATAAActattcaaacagttcaatctagAAGTTTTCAAGGAGAGAATTTCAATGCTGACGGGGACTCTCGTAAGACACGGCTTCTGGAGCCATAACTTGCGGAGAGATGTTGTCTATATAATCCCTCCTCATATACccaatctatccatcttcattcaatcgTTCAATCCAGACGCTATAATGGCAACAGTTTCAGATCTTGTGCTTCTTCTTGTGGCAGGACTGGCCATATCTCTTCATATGCAAG AGGCGGGAGCAGTTAAGTTTGAGTTAAGGAACCAGTGCGGGTACACGGTTTGGGCGGCAGGATTACCCGGAGGAGGGCAGCAGCTCGACCAAGGTCAGACATGGACGGTGGATGTGCCGGCGGGGACAAAGGGGGCAAGATTCTGGGGCCGAACCAGCTGCTCTTTTGATGCGAGCGGCCGAGGAAGCTGTAAAACCGGTGACTGCAACATTTTGGATTTgacctattttacatgtttcatttttcttccttGGTAA